One region of Bos javanicus breed banteng chromosome Y, ARS-OSU_banteng_1.0, whole genome shotgun sequence genomic DNA includes:
- the LOC133243837 gene encoding ATP-dependent RNA helicase DDX3X-like isoform X2, whose product MSHEAVKNVQEVDQQLADLNLNSDNNQSGGGSTASKGRYIPPHLRNREASKGFYGKGSSGWSCSKEKDAYSSFGSRDSRGRPSYFSDRGSGSRGRFDDRGRNECEGFGSRGDRTGFGRFERSGHSRWCDKSDDDDWSKPLPPSERLEQELFSGGNTGINFEKYDDIPVEVTGNNCPPHIESFSDVAMGEIIMGNIELTRYTRPTPVQKHAIPIIKEKRDLMACAQTGSGKTAAFLLPILSQIYTDGPGEALKAVKESGRHGRRKQYPISLVLAPTRELAVQIYEEARKFSYRSRVLPCVVYGGADIGQQIRDLERGCHLLVATPGRLVDMMERGKIGLDFCKYLVLDEADRMLDMGFEPQIRRIIEQDTMPPKGVRHTMMFSATFPKEIQMLARDFLDEYIFLAVGRVGSTSENITQKVVWVEEADKRSFLLDLLNATGTDSLTLVFVETKKGADSLEDFLYHEGYACTSIHGDRSQRDREEALHQFRSGKSPILVATAVAARGLDISNVKHVINFDLPGDIEEYVHRIGRTGRVGNLGLATSFFNERNINISKDLLDLLVEAKQEVPSWLENMAYEHHYKSSNRGRSRRFSGGFGARDYRQSSSSGSFSYSSGRAGSSRSGGGGHGSSRGFGGGGYGGFYSSEGYGGNYSSQGVDWWGN is encoded by the exons ATGAGTCATGAGGCGGTGAAAAACGTGCAGGAGGTGGATCAGCAG TTGGCTGATCTAAACCTGAACTCTGATAATAATCAGAGTGGAGGAGGAAGTACAGCTAGCA AAGGGCGCTATATACCACCTCACTTAAGGAATAGGGAAGCATCTAAAG GATTTTATGGTAAAGGCAGTTCAGGGTGGAGTTGTAGTAAAGAAAAGGATGCCTACAGCAGTTTTGGATCTCGAGATTCAAGAGGAAGACCCAGTTACTTCAGTGATCGAGGAAGTGGATCAAGGGGAAG GTTTGATGATCGTGGGCGGAATGAGTGTGAAGGTTTTGGCAGTCGTGGTGACAGAACTGGCTTTGGCAGATTTGAGCGTAGTGGACACAGTCGTTGGTGTGACAAGTCAGATGATGATGACTGGTCAAAACCGCTTCCACCAAGTGAACGCTTGGAGCA GGAGCTCTTTTCTGGAGGAAACACTGGGATTAACTTTGAGAAATATGATGATATACCAGTAGAGGTAACCGGCAATAACTGTCCTCCGCACATTGAAAGT TTCAGCGATGTTGCAATGGGAGAAATTATTATGGGAAACATTGAGCTTACTCGTTACACACGTCCTACTCCAGTGCAAAAACATGCCATTcccattattaaagaaaaaagggaCCTGATGGCCTGTGCCCAGACAG gGTCTGGGAAAACTGCAGCATTTCTTTTGCCCATCTTGAGTCAGATTTATACAGATGGTCCAGGCGAGGCTTTGAAAGCTGTGAAG GAAAGTGGAAGGCATGGACGCCGTAAACAGTATCCAATCTCCTTGGTTTTAGCCCCAACAAGAGAGTTGGCTGTACAGATCTATGAGGAAGCCAGGAAA TTTTCATACCGGTCTCGAGTTCTTCCTTGTGTGGTATACGGTGGTGCTGATATTGGTCAACAAATTCGAGACTTAGAACGTGGATGTCACTTGTTGGTGGCCACTCCAGGACGCCTGGTGGATATGATGGAAAGGGGAAAGATTGGGTTAGATTTCTGCAA ATACTTGGTGTTGGATGAAGCTGATAGGATGCTGGATATGGGATTTGAACCTCAGATACGTCGTATAATTGAACAAGACACTATGCCACCAAAGGGTGTTCGCCATACCATGATGTTTAGTGCTACTTTTCCTAAGGAAATTCAG ATGCTTGCTCGTGATTTCTTGGATGAATATATCTTTCTGGCCGTAGGTAGAGTTGGCTCTACCTCTGAGAACATCACACAAAAAGTAGTTTGGGTGGAAGAGGCAGACAAACGGTCATTTCTGCTTGATCTCTTAAATGCAACAG GGACAGATTCACTGACTTTAGTTTTTGTGGAGACAAAAAAGGGGGCTGATTCTTTGGAGGATTTCTTATACCATGAAGGATATGCTTGTACAAGTATCCATGGAGACCGATCACAGAGAGATAGAGAGGAAGCACTTCATCAGTTCCGCTCAGGAAAAAGCCCAATTCTAGTGGCTACTGCT gTGGCAGCAAGAGGACTAGACATTTCAAATGTGAAACATGTCATCAATTTTGATTTGCCAGGTGATATTGAGGAATATGTACATCGGATTGGCCGTACAGGACGTGTAGGAAACCTTG GTCTTGCCACCTCATTTTtcaatgaaagaaatataaatatctcaAAAGATTTGTTGGATCTTCTTGTTGAAGCCAAACAAGAAGTGCCATCTTGGTTAGAAAACATGGCTTATGAACACCACTATAAGAGTAGCAATCGTGGCCGTTCTAGGAG ATTCAGTGGAGGCTTTGGTGCCCGTGATTATCGACAAAGTAGCAGTTCTGGCAGTTTCAGCTATAGTAGTGGTCGTGCAGGCAGCAGCCGCAGTGGTGGAGGTGGTCATGGCAGCAGCAGAGGATTTGGTGGAG GTGGCTATGGAGGCTTCTACAGTAGTGAAGGATATGGCGGAAATTACAGCTCTCAGGGGGTTGACTGGTGGGGCAACTGA
- the LOC133243837 gene encoding ATP-dependent RNA helicase DDX3X-like isoform X1 gives MSHEAVKNVQEVDQQLADLNLNSDNNQSGGGSTASKGRYIPPHLRNREASKGFYGKGSSGWSCSKEKDAYSSFGSRDSRGRPSYFSDRGSGSRGRFDDRGRNECEGFGSRGDRTGFGRFERSGHSRWCDKSDDDDWSKPLPPSERLEQELFSGGNTGINFEKYDDIPVEVTGNNCPPHIESFSDVAMGEIIMGNIELTRYTRPTPVQKHAIPIIKEKRDLMACAQTGSGKTAAFLLPILSQIYTDGPGEALKAVKESGRHGRRKQYPISLVLAPTRELAVQIYEEARKFSYRSRVLPCVVYGGADIGQQIRDLERGCHLLVATPGRLVDMMERGKIGLDFCKYLVLDEADRMLDMGFEPQIRRIIEQDTMPPKGVRHTMMFSATFPKEIQMLARDFLDEYIFLAVGRVGSTSENITQKVVWVEEADKRSFLLDLLNATGTDSLTLVFVETKKGADSLEDFLYHEGYACTSIHGDRSQRDREEALHQFRSGKSPILVATAVAARGLDISNVKHVINFDLPGDIEEYVHRIGRTGRVGNLGLATSFFNERNINISKDLLDLLVEAKQEVPSWLENMAYEHHYKSSNRGRSRRFSGGFGARDYRQSSSSGSFSYSSGRAGSSRSGGGGHGSSRGFGGGSGYGGFYSSEGYGGNYSSQGVDWWGN, from the exons ATGAGTCATGAGGCGGTGAAAAACGTGCAGGAGGTGGATCAGCAG TTGGCTGATCTAAACCTGAACTCTGATAATAATCAGAGTGGAGGAGGAAGTACAGCTAGCA AAGGGCGCTATATACCACCTCACTTAAGGAATAGGGAAGCATCTAAAG GATTTTATGGTAAAGGCAGTTCAGGGTGGAGTTGTAGTAAAGAAAAGGATGCCTACAGCAGTTTTGGATCTCGAGATTCAAGAGGAAGACCCAGTTACTTCAGTGATCGAGGAAGTGGATCAAGGGGAAG GTTTGATGATCGTGGGCGGAATGAGTGTGAAGGTTTTGGCAGTCGTGGTGACAGAACTGGCTTTGGCAGATTTGAGCGTAGTGGACACAGTCGTTGGTGTGACAAGTCAGATGATGATGACTGGTCAAAACCGCTTCCACCAAGTGAACGCTTGGAGCA GGAGCTCTTTTCTGGAGGAAACACTGGGATTAACTTTGAGAAATATGATGATATACCAGTAGAGGTAACCGGCAATAACTGTCCTCCGCACATTGAAAGT TTCAGCGATGTTGCAATGGGAGAAATTATTATGGGAAACATTGAGCTTACTCGTTACACACGTCCTACTCCAGTGCAAAAACATGCCATTcccattattaaagaaaaaagggaCCTGATGGCCTGTGCCCAGACAG gGTCTGGGAAAACTGCAGCATTTCTTTTGCCCATCTTGAGTCAGATTTATACAGATGGTCCAGGCGAGGCTTTGAAAGCTGTGAAG GAAAGTGGAAGGCATGGACGCCGTAAACAGTATCCAATCTCCTTGGTTTTAGCCCCAACAAGAGAGTTGGCTGTACAGATCTATGAGGAAGCCAGGAAA TTTTCATACCGGTCTCGAGTTCTTCCTTGTGTGGTATACGGTGGTGCTGATATTGGTCAACAAATTCGAGACTTAGAACGTGGATGTCACTTGTTGGTGGCCACTCCAGGACGCCTGGTGGATATGATGGAAAGGGGAAAGATTGGGTTAGATTTCTGCAA ATACTTGGTGTTGGATGAAGCTGATAGGATGCTGGATATGGGATTTGAACCTCAGATACGTCGTATAATTGAACAAGACACTATGCCACCAAAGGGTGTTCGCCATACCATGATGTTTAGTGCTACTTTTCCTAAGGAAATTCAG ATGCTTGCTCGTGATTTCTTGGATGAATATATCTTTCTGGCCGTAGGTAGAGTTGGCTCTACCTCTGAGAACATCACACAAAAAGTAGTTTGGGTGGAAGAGGCAGACAAACGGTCATTTCTGCTTGATCTCTTAAATGCAACAG GGACAGATTCACTGACTTTAGTTTTTGTGGAGACAAAAAAGGGGGCTGATTCTTTGGAGGATTTCTTATACCATGAAGGATATGCTTGTACAAGTATCCATGGAGACCGATCACAGAGAGATAGAGAGGAAGCACTTCATCAGTTCCGCTCAGGAAAAAGCCCAATTCTAGTGGCTACTGCT gTGGCAGCAAGAGGACTAGACATTTCAAATGTGAAACATGTCATCAATTTTGATTTGCCAGGTGATATTGAGGAATATGTACATCGGATTGGCCGTACAGGACGTGTAGGAAACCTTG GTCTTGCCACCTCATTTTtcaatgaaagaaatataaatatctcaAAAGATTTGTTGGATCTTCTTGTTGAAGCCAAACAAGAAGTGCCATCTTGGTTAGAAAACATGGCTTATGAACACCACTATAAGAGTAGCAATCGTGGCCGTTCTAGGAG ATTCAGTGGAGGCTTTGGTGCCCGTGATTATCGACAAAGTAGCAGTTCTGGCAGTTTCAGCTATAGTAGTGGTCGTGCAGGCAGCAGCCGCAGTGGTGGAGGTGGTCATGGCAGCAGCAGAGGATTTGGTGGAGGTA GTGGCTATGGAGGCTTCTACAGTAGTGAAGGATATGGCGGAAATTACAGCTCTCAGGGGGTTGACTGGTGGGGCAACTGA